A stretch of the Parabacteroides timonensis genome encodes the following:
- the feoB gene encoding ferrous iron transport protein B has product MRLSELRTGEKGVIVKVMGRGAFRKRIIEMGFIRGKEVDVIQNAPLKDPIHYRVMGYDVSLRRNDAAMIEVISAAEYAKVQASEEKEKRSADSYISPSTEDLQAIAINKGKTINVALVGNPNCGKTSLFNFASGAHEHVGNYSGVTVDAKEGTFQQDGYTFRIVDLPGTYSLSAYTPEELYVRKHLSEEQPDVVINVIDASNLERNLYLTCQLIDMDVRSVIALNMYDELERQGNKFDYESLSRMIGTPIVPTVSRSGFGIEDLFKRVIKVYEEEDPVIRHIHINYGEVLEKGITNVRKAIKENANIAKSLSKRYLSIKLLEGDPEIEGFIQTLPCAEIILQERDRNVTQIEELLLEDCETAFTNARYGFISGALRETFEQNKIKEATSTQIIDLFVTHKVLGFPIFILFMWIMFEATFRLGEYPMGWIEDLVGFIGNFVRSHMSEGPLKDLLVDGIIGGVGGVIVFLPNILILYLFISFMEDSGYMARAAFIMDKIMHKMGLHGKSFIPLVMGFGCNVPAIMASRTIESRNSRMITMLINPLMSCSARLPVYVLLTGAFFPNNASFILLALYVTGIILAVVMARLFKRFLFNEEDVPFVMELPPYRMPTAKAIMIHMWEKAKQYLHKMGGVILVASIIIWFLGYFPRNTEIGDVFDKQIAEVENAELDSTEKTETIAELERLKNIEHQKSSYIGIVGQTIQPVLNPLGFDWKMSVSLLTGMAAKEVVVSTLSVLYTGEEEDSQALSERLKQDMDEEGNPVFTPLIALSLMLFVLIYFPCIATISAIVNESGSWKWGIFVVIYTCVLAWIVSFVVYQTGSLFINLIN; this is encoded by the coding sequence ATGAGATTATCAGAGCTTCGCACAGGCGAAAAAGGTGTTATTGTAAAGGTAATGGGACGCGGGGCCTTCCGCAAACGCATTATCGAGATGGGATTTATCAGGGGAAAAGAAGTGGATGTTATACAAAATGCTCCTCTCAAAGACCCTATTCATTATCGTGTAATGGGATATGACGTATCATTGCGCCGTAATGATGCCGCTATGATAGAGGTTATCAGTGCAGCCGAATATGCCAAAGTGCAGGCCTCGGAAGAAAAAGAAAAGCGTTCTGCTGATTCTTATATTTCTCCATCCACCGAAGATTTACAAGCTATTGCCATAAATAAAGGGAAAACGATCAACGTAGCATTGGTCGGTAATCCTAATTGCGGAAAAACCTCTTTGTTCAACTTTGCTTCAGGAGCCCACGAGCATGTAGGTAATTACAGCGGGGTCACAGTCGATGCCAAAGAAGGGACTTTCCAACAAGACGGCTATACATTCCGGATCGTAGATTTACCGGGAACTTATTCCTTATCTGCTTATACTCCCGAAGAATTGTATGTCCGTAAACACCTTAGCGAAGAACAGCCGGATGTAGTCATCAATGTGATAGATGCCTCCAATCTGGAAAGAAACTTATATCTGACTTGTCAGCTTATCGACATGGATGTCCGTTCTGTCATAGCATTGAATATGTATGACGAGCTGGAACGGCAGGGTAATAAGTTCGATTACGAATCTTTATCCCGTATGATCGGGACTCCGATCGTTCCTACAGTAAGTAGAAGTGGTTTCGGAATCGAAGATCTTTTCAAACGAGTTATCAAAGTTTACGAGGAAGAAGATCCGGTAATCCGCCATATCCACATTAATTATGGCGAAGTGCTAGAGAAAGGTATTACAAATGTTCGCAAGGCTATCAAAGAGAATGCGAATATAGCCAAAAGCCTTTCAAAGCGTTACCTTTCTATCAAGTTACTGGAAGGTGATCCCGAAATCGAAGGATTTATACAAACATTGCCATGTGCGGAAATAATCCTTCAGGAACGTGACCGTAATGTGACTCAAATCGAAGAGTTATTATTGGAAGATTGTGAAACGGCATTCACTAATGCTCGTTATGGTTTTATATCAGGAGCACTACGGGAAACCTTCGAACAAAATAAAATAAAAGAAGCAACCAGCACTCAGATCATAGACCTGTTTGTTACCCACAAAGTTTTAGGTTTCCCCATATTTATCCTGTTTATGTGGATTATGTTCGAAGCGACATTCCGTCTGGGAGAATATCCGATGGGATGGATCGAAGATTTGGTTGGTTTTATCGGCAACTTTGTACGGTCCCATATGAGTGAAGGACCTTTAAAAGATTTGTTGGTAGATGGTATCATCGGTGGAGTCGGCGGCGTAATTGTCTTCTTGCCTAATATCCTAATATTATATCTATTCATCTCTTTTATGGAAGATTCGGGATATATGGCACGTGCTGCTTTCATCATGGATAAGATCATGCACAAAATGGGACTTCACGGAAAATCGTTCATACCGCTGGTGATGGGATTCGGATGTAATGTGCCGGCAATTATGGCCTCACGTACAATTGAAAGCCGTAACAGCCGGATGATAACCATGCTGATTAACCCGTTAATGAGTTGTAGTGCTCGTCTTCCGGTGTATGTATTATTGACCGGAGCATTTTTCCCTAATAATGCCAGCTTTATTCTGCTCGCATTATATGTTACCGGAATTATTCTGGCTGTGGTTATGGCCCGATTGTTCAAACGTTTCCTGTTTAATGAAGAAGATGTACCGTTTGTAATGGAGCTTCCCCCCTATCGTATGCCTACGGCTAAAGCAATCATGATCCATATGTGGGAAAAAGCGAAGCAGTATCTTCATAAAATGGGAGGTGTCATATTAGTTGCTTCTATTATTATTTGGTTCCTGGGGTATTTCCCCCGTAATACAGAAATAGGCGACGTATTCGACAAGCAAATAGCGGAAGTTGAAAATGCAGAACTGGATTCTACCGAGAAAACAGAAACCATTGCGGAACTGGAACGTTTGAAGAATATAGAACATCAGAAAAGTTCTTATATCGGAATAGTTGGTCAAACAATACAACCGGTACTCAATCCATTAGGTTTCGATTGGAAAATGAGTGTCAGCTTACTTACAGGTATGGCAGCCAAAGAAGTTGTTGTAAGTACTCTGAGCGTATTATATACAGGTGAAGAAGAAGATAGCCAAGCTTTATCCGAACGCTTGAAACAAGATATGGATGAAGAAGGCAACCCTGTATTCACCCCCCTTATAGCTTTAAGCCTGATGCTTTTCGTGCTCATCTATTTCCCATGTATAGCAACAATCTCTGCTATCGTCAATGAATCAGGATCATGGAAATGGGGAATATTTGTAGTTATTTACACGTGTGTCCTGGCTTGGATCGTTTCGTTTGTGGTTTATCAGACGGGAAGTTTGTTTATTAATTTAATTAATTAA
- a CDS encoding MBOAT family O-acyltransferase gives MLFNSITFLIFLIIVFILYWYVFNKNLKSQNCFILISSYIFYGWWDWRFLLLIVFTSFCSWLSGLLIQHKRDTDHNTKTDQSRRYCRWIVGTNIVINLIILGFFKYYNFFVDNFVSAFAEVGINLQVSTLKIILPVGISFYTFQALSYSIDVYRKQIEPTKDIISFLAFISFFPQLVAGPIERATHLLPQFYHPRRFDYIKAVDGLRQILWGFFKKVVVADNCAILVNSIFENQETANGSALLLGAILFTFQIYGDFSGYSDIALGTARLFGFDLMRNFNVPYFSRDIAEFWRRWHISLNTWFRDYIYIPLGGSRGGKYQTVRNTLIIFIVSGFWHGANWTYIIWGAYHGLLFLPLILLGQNRKYTGEISPNRILPSFKEGWQMIITFVIVMIGWIIFRATDIQSAIAFLKGICSPSLFSLPNTKDLGIGNFIPFGCFIFIGIMLFIEWMQRNKTHGLDFNIPSPMIRWMIYVFLIMCIFFLQGVQETFIYFQF, from the coding sequence ATGCTTTTCAATTCCATAACATTTCTGATATTTTTAATTATTGTCTTCATATTATACTGGTATGTATTTAATAAGAATTTAAAATCTCAAAACTGCTTTATTTTAATAAGCAGTTATATCTTTTATGGTTGGTGGGACTGGAGATTCCTTTTATTAATTGTATTTACCTCTTTCTGCAGTTGGTTAAGCGGATTGTTGATCCAGCATAAACGGGATACAGATCACAATACGAAAACAGATCAGAGCCGTAGATATTGTAGATGGATTGTCGGAACAAACATTGTTATAAATCTTATCATCCTTGGATTTTTCAAGTACTACAATTTCTTTGTCGACAATTTCGTCAGTGCATTTGCAGAAGTAGGCATAAACCTTCAGGTATCTACACTCAAAATAATTTTACCGGTTGGCATTAGTTTTTATACTTTTCAGGCGTTAAGCTACTCTATTGATGTTTATAGAAAACAAATAGAACCGACTAAAGATATTATTTCTTTTCTTGCATTTATCAGTTTTTTTCCACAGTTGGTTGCAGGTCCTATTGAAAGAGCCACCCATTTATTGCCACAATTCTATCATCCACGCAGATTTGACTATATAAAAGCGGTAGATGGTTTACGACAAATACTCTGGGGATTTTTCAAAAAAGTGGTTGTTGCCGATAATTGTGCTATATTAGTAAACAGTATATTTGAAAACCAAGAAACAGCGAATGGTAGTGCTTTGTTATTAGGAGCTATTCTTTTCACATTCCAGATATATGGAGACTTTTCCGGTTATTCAGATATCGCTTTAGGAACAGCGCGACTGTTCGGTTTCGACTTAATGAGAAACTTTAATGTTCCTTATTTTTCCCGAGATATTGCTGAATTCTGGCGTAGGTGGCACATATCGTTAAACACTTGGTTTCGAGATTATATATACATACCATTAGGAGGTAGTAGGGGCGGTAAATATCAAACAGTCAGAAATACTTTAATCATATTCATTGTGAGCGGTTTCTGGCATGGAGCCAATTGGACATATATTATATGGGGAGCTTATCACGGATTACTATTTCTTCCTCTAATATTACTAGGACAAAATAGAAAATATACCGGAGAGATATCCCCTAACCGTATATTACCTTCATTTAAAGAAGGTTGGCAAATGATTATCACCTTCGTCATTGTAATGATTGGATGGATCATTTTCAGAGCAACGGATATACAGTCAGCAATCGCTTTCCTGAAAGGTATTTGTAGTCCCTCTCTGTTCTCACTCCCTAATACCAAAGATTTAGGGATCGGTAACTTCATTCCTTTTGGCTGTTTTATTTTTATCGGAATCATGTTATTTATAGAATGGATGCAAAGAAATAAGACACATGGACTTGATTTCAATATACCATCGCCAATGATTCGCTGGATGATATATGTATTCCTTATCATGTGTATATTTTTTCTTCAGGGAGTACAAGAAACTTTTATTTACTTTCAATTTTGA
- a CDS encoding acyltransferase — MKKCGTNVKIKPCTSVYFGLENLSIGNNVSIPRYAHIFCTEAPLNIGNNIVFGPSPTIVTGNHRIDMVGKFIVDSHEKLPENDKEVNIEDDVWVGANVTILMGVTISRGSVIAAGAVVNKSCPPYSIIGGIPAKVIKPRFSIDEIIEHEKMLYAEDKRIAKNILEKIYNETYT; from the coding sequence ATGAAGAAATGTGGAACCAACGTAAAAATAAAACCTTGCACATCAGTATATTTCGGATTAGAAAATCTAAGTATTGGAAACAATGTCAGTATTCCCAGATACGCTCATATATTTTGTACGGAAGCACCGCTAAACATAGGTAATAATATCGTATTCGGGCCATCTCCTACGATCGTAACAGGAAATCATCGAATTGATATGGTTGGAAAATTTATTGTAGACTCCCATGAAAAACTACCGGAAAATGATAAAGAAGTTAACATAGAAGACGATGTCTGGGTAGGTGCTAATGTGACTATACTCATGGGAGTTACAATAAGCAGAGGATCGGTTATTGCAGCCGGGGCAGTTGTCAATAAATCCTGTCCCCCCTATTCTATCATAGGCGGTATACCGGCTAAAGTCATAAAACCAAGATTTTCCATTGATGAAATAATTGAGCATGAAAAAATGCTTTATGCAGAAGATAAAAGAATTGCCAAAAACATATTAGAAAAAATATACAATGAAACATATACCTAA
- a CDS encoding glycosyltransferase family 4 protein, producing MKHIPKVLIVATSHKTRGGITAVIEAHKKGVQWEKFHCKWIETHIDKGFLYKLLYFIRSFILFTAVIPFYDIIHIHTSEVPSAVRKCFYFFIARLWRKKIIIHFHAFSPHSTIKTKFRPVYKYLFSHADRVVLLSEYWKDQVTEEFQLPEGKAIVIYNPCTTIISSKSYIQKKQILYAGTLNPRKGYSDMINAFALIAPKYPEWEIVFAGNGEIDNGKLLVQQHNIEQRTTFLGWVDGEQKDKAFKEAMIFCLPSYAEGFPMAVLDAWSYGLPVVTTPVGGIPDIAINRTNLLLFTPGDVQTLANNFEELIKDPSLCKTIADEGKKLASTKFNIKTINQEIESLYNTLTTK from the coding sequence ATGAAACATATACCTAAAGTTTTAATTGTTGCAACCTCACATAAAACAAGGGGAGGCATTACTGCCGTGATAGAAGCTCACAAAAAAGGAGTTCAATGGGAAAAGTTTCATTGTAAATGGATTGAAACGCATATAGATAAAGGCTTTTTATATAAGTTACTATATTTTATAAGATCATTTATTCTATTCACTGCAGTTATTCCTTTTTACGATATTATTCATATCCATACAAGTGAAGTACCTTCTGCTGTCCGTAAATGTTTCTATTTTTTCATTGCACGTTTATGGAGAAAAAAAATAATCATACACTTCCATGCTTTTTCACCTCACAGTACTATAAAAACGAAGTTCAGGCCTGTATATAAATATCTATTCAGTCATGCAGATAGAGTTGTACTATTATCTGAATACTGGAAAGATCAGGTAACAGAAGAGTTTCAATTGCCAGAAGGTAAAGCGATTGTCATATATAATCCGTGTACCACCATCATAAGTTCAAAATCGTACATTCAGAAAAAACAAATATTATATGCCGGAACCTTGAATCCCAGAAAAGGATATTCAGATATGATCAATGCTTTTGCTCTTATAGCTCCTAAATATCCGGAATGGGAAATCGTATTTGCAGGCAACGGTGAAATTGATAATGGAAAATTATTAGTACAGCAGCATAATATTGAACAAAGAACAACGTTTTTAGGATGGGTAGATGGCGAACAAAAAGACAAAGCTTTTAAAGAAGCGATGATCTTTTGCCTACCGAGTTATGCCGAGGGCTTTCCAATGGCAGTATTAGATGCTTGGAGTTATGGTCTGCCGGTTGTTACAACTCCTGTAGGGGGAATTCCTGATATCGCAATAAACAGAACTAATTTGCTTTTGTTTACACCAGGAGATGTTCAAACACTCGCAAATAATTTTGAAGAACTAATAAAAGACCCTTCTCTATGCAAAACAATAGCAGATGAAGGAAAAAAATTAGCATCGACAAAGTTTAATATTAAAACGATCAATCAAGAAATAGAGTCATTGTATAATACACTGACGACAAAATAA
- a CDS encoding O-antigen ligase family protein → MLKLIAGHPSNYASAIAALALVYLYTSNNTNKEKIIFICMLAVGLLSARSKYYGFFVLATFAILFFSNAKNLKFNFKNSIIALIMIGIILFVAKEKIELYFLQGISANSEKDYIARFALYATSFQIFKEYFPFGSGLATFGTHASGAYYSNIYKDYEIDGIWGLSKHYPYFISDTYYPSLAQFGVVGALLFVIFWIYLCKKAYTYFKKTYDSKLTTIVIIISGYFAIENIADATFTSNRGLFFMMFLGLVFSNMTHNMNQKETL, encoded by the coding sequence ATGCTGAAGTTAATAGCAGGGCACCCATCTAATTATGCATCTGCCATCGCTGCACTGGCATTGGTCTACTTGTACACAAGTAATAATACCAATAAAGAAAAAATCATATTTATTTGTATGCTTGCTGTCGGACTACTCTCTGCCAGATCCAAATACTATGGTTTTTTTGTATTAGCCACATTCGCCATTCTATTTTTCAGTAATGCTAAAAATTTAAAGTTCAATTTTAAGAACTCAATTATAGCATTAATAATGATAGGGATAATACTGTTTGTAGCAAAAGAAAAAATAGAACTTTATTTTTTACAAGGTATTTCTGCAAACAGTGAAAAAGACTATATTGCCAGATTTGCTCTTTATGCAACTTCTTTCCAGATATTTAAGGAATATTTTCCTTTCGGTTCAGGATTGGCTACTTTCGGTACACATGCTTCCGGAGCCTACTATTCTAATATTTACAAAGATTATGAAATAGACGGTATTTGGGGACTAAGTAAACATTATCCTTATTTTATATCAGACACTTATTATCCGTCATTAGCCCAATTTGGAGTAGTCGGAGCACTCTTATTCGTTATCTTTTGGATATACTTATGTAAAAAAGCATATACTTATTTCAAAAAAACATATGATTCAAAACTTACAACCATAGTTATTATTATATCAGGATATTTTGCAATCGAGAATATTGCCGATGCAACCTTTACAAGTAATCGAGGGTTATTTTTTATGATGTTTTTGGGACTCGTATTTTCCAATATGACACATAATATGAATCAAAAAGAAACATTATAA
- a CDS encoding WecB/TagA/CpsF family glycosyltransferase, translating into MYDIVKLGDFDITTDFFFTEFPEKTLIINTINAYSWTMTDRFPDFKKALQTSDILLPDGIAIVYAARLLAGKHIKKMAGADLHCLLLDLLNKKKGRCFYLGASQSTLDLIRKRLNKEYPNICVETFSPPFKEQFTDADNQEMYDVINRFSPDVVFVGMTAPKQETWIYHNHNNINTKVICGIGAVFDFYAETKKRPPQWMINCGLEWFGRLITDPRRLWKRYLIYNVVFLYKIGTLYIKSFFSKKL; encoded by the coding sequence ATGTATGATATAGTGAAGCTAGGGGATTTTGATATTACAACCGATTTTTTTTTTACAGAATTTCCGGAAAAGACATTAATAATAAATACAATAAATGCCTATTCATGGACAATGACAGATCGTTTTCCTGATTTTAAGAAGGCTTTACAAACGAGTGATATTTTATTGCCTGACGGCATTGCTATCGTATATGCAGCTCGTCTGCTTGCTGGGAAACATATAAAGAAAATGGCTGGGGCTGATTTACATTGTCTTTTGTTGGATTTGTTGAATAAGAAGAAGGGGCGTTGTTTTTACCTGGGGGCATCCCAAAGTACATTAGACCTGATAAGAAAACGTTTAAACAAAGAATATCCTAATATTTGTGTCGAAACATTTAGTCCTCCTTTTAAAGAACAATTTACGGATGCTGATAATCAGGAAATGTATGATGTTATTAATCGGTTTTCTCCGGATGTGGTTTTTGTAGGGATGACAGCTCCCAAGCAGGAAACATGGATCTATCATAACCATAATAATATTAATACTAAGGTTATCTGTGGAATAGGTGCAGTTTTTGACTTTTATGCTGAAACCAAAAAGCGTCCACCACAATGGATGATTAATTGCGGTTTGGAATGGTTTGGTAGGTTGATCACCGATCCACGACGATTGTGGAAGAGGTATCTGATATATAATGTCGTTTTCCTATATAAGATAGGAACATTATATATTAAATCCTTTTTCTCAAAGAAATTATAA
- a CDS encoding sialidase family protein produces MKLLNFKFCSTAICLSFSLLLSGGCDTTEEEEELFPNVLKSTSLLLEASTTTPRCSEGDIILLKDNRILTIYTRFIDGQGDHNKAVLSGRISDDGGYTWGDERDIVTGGGKKNVMSVSLLRLQNNDIALFYLVKNSIYDCYPVMRTSKDEGVTWSDPVACVVPESGYYVLNNSRVIRLESGRLLMPLSLHTTSNSTLNESGHIFCCYSDDNGKTWVRGEFVTKRQDLVTQEPGVVELKNGKILLYMRTNSGFQYFSYSKDSGKSWSVAQEGNLPSAQSPALIVRDPQSTALIAVWNNSKTVRTPLCLALSKDEGASWTNKVLIESNPNLWFAYPAILFLPNNAVLISYSMGKAELWGLESFTISRILRKSLNLDK; encoded by the coding sequence AAGAACTTTTCCCTAACGTATTGAAATCAACCTCTCTTCTTTTAGAAGCTTCGACTACAACGCCTCGTTGTAGCGAGGGGGATATTATACTGCTGAAAGATAATCGTATATTAACTATTTATACACGTTTTATTGATGGTCAGGGAGATCATAATAAGGCTGTATTGTCGGGACGTATTTCTGATGATGGTGGTTATACATGGGGTGATGAACGGGATATTGTTACTGGCGGAGGGAAGAAGAATGTAATGTCTGTTTCTTTATTGAGGCTACAAAATAATGATATTGCTTTATTTTATTTAGTTAAGAATAGTATATATGATTGTTACCCAGTTATGCGGACATCAAAAGATGAAGGGGTAACATGGTCTGATCCTGTAGCATGTGTTGTACCTGAAAGTGGTTATTATGTTTTAAATAATAGCCGGGTAATAAGATTGGAGTCCGGTCGTTTATTAATGCCATTGTCTCTTCATACAACGAGTAATTCCACCTTAAATGAGAGTGGACATATATTCTGTTGCTATTCAGATGATAATGGGAAGACATGGGTAAGAGGTGAATTTGTTACTAAAAGACAAGATTTGGTGACTCAGGAACCGGGTGTTGTTGAATTGAAAAATGGGAAAATACTATTGTATATGCGAACAAATTCCGGCTTCCAATATTTTTCTTATTCAAAAGATTCCGGAAAATCGTGGTCGGTAGCTCAGGAAGGTAATTTGCCTTCAGCTCAATCTCCTGCACTGATAGTGCGTGATCCTCAAAGTACAGCGCTTATTGCTGTCTGGAATAATAGTAAAACAGTTCGGACACCTTTGTGTCTGGCTTTATCTAAAGATGAGGGTGCGAGTTGGACTAATAAAGTTTTAATAGAAAGTAACCCGAACTTATGGTTCGCGTATCCGGCTATTCTTTTTTTACCTAATAATGCCGTTCTTATTTCCTATAGTATGGGTAAAGCTGAGTTATGGGGATTAGAGTCCTTTACAATATCCAGGATATTAAGAAAATCGTTGAATTTGGATAAATAA